The following are encoded in a window of Salinigranum halophilum genomic DNA:
- a CDS encoding helix-turn-helix transcriptional regulator, with protein sequence MRGDGSPSDVRQLLSQRADILSTLLRSERTKGELTDTLDVSRSTIDRGVRQLESTGLVRRSGGTVTATLAGRLAYDSYRQYCEETAHVVEFGDLLAELPPSAEVSHEMLDGATAYRSEPPATGRPANEITALIAQGTRMRACASAINDSAAADQFYRMITERGGQGSVVYTSSLAEHLREEYFQPHHEMAATGRFRAFETDSLPHELYIIDSDAGTTAGVLIYNDSKTIRGTILNDTDAAVEWARETFEDQVAAATEFTDDFRIGGTTDEDAEEGPDGGAETE encoded by the coding sequence ATGCGGGGGGACGGGAGCCCGTCGGACGTACGACAGTTGCTGAGTCAACGAGCCGATATCTTGTCGACGCTGTTGAGGAGCGAACGAACGAAGGGCGAGCTCACGGACACGCTCGACGTCTCGCGGTCGACGATCGACCGGGGCGTCCGACAGCTGGAGTCGACCGGACTCGTCCGGCGGAGCGGGGGGACGGTGACGGCGACACTCGCCGGCCGGCTGGCGTACGACTCGTACCGCCAGTACTGCGAGGAGACGGCGCACGTCGTCGAGTTCGGCGACCTTCTCGCGGAGCTCCCACCGTCGGCGGAGGTCAGCCACGAGATGCTCGACGGCGCGACAGCGTACCGGAGCGAACCGCCCGCGACGGGCCGGCCGGCCAACGAGATTACCGCACTCATCGCCCAGGGAACCCGAATGCGCGCCTGCGCGAGCGCCATCAACGACTCCGCGGCCGCCGACCAGTTCTACCGAATGATCACCGAACGCGGCGGACAGGGGTCGGTCGTCTACACGTCGAGCCTCGCCGAACACCTCCGAGAGGAGTACTTTCAGCCACATCACGAGATGGCGGCGACCGGCCGGTTTCGGGCGTTCGAGACCGACAGCCTCCCGCACGAACTCTATATCATCGACAGCGACGCCGGAACGACCGCTGGCGTGCTGATCTACAACGATTCGAAGACGATTCGCGGGACGATTCTCAACGACACCGACGCGGCCGTCGAGTGGGCGAGAGAGACGTTCGAAGACCAGGTCGCGGCGGCGACCGAGTTCACCGACGACTTCCGGATCGGAGGCACCACTGACGAGGATGCCGAGGAGGGGCCAGATGGCGGAGCGGAAACCGAGTGA
- a CDS encoding helix-turn-helix transcriptional regulator, whose amino-acid sequence MAERKPSDGADPEPTTDHGSRLRRVLDQRAGVLTHLGDDPSTKPALVEALGVSRSTVDRTLKTLTAHGLVRRDDGRVVATGAGRLAADSVRRYHGATADVSRTADVLRVLPADAEVAHEFLAGATVYRASEAAGRQALRAAMSVVEGAESVAALSRTVTDTSAPTAAYRLVVETAATLEVVYAPNVAAFIREEHDEDRREMAGTGRYRAFEASSVPFGLFIANANGETSVALAVYDAEETLVGVLTNDSDDAVEWAEAVYRRYRAAATEFTDEFEAT is encoded by the coding sequence ATGGCGGAGCGGAAACCGAGTGACGGAGCGGACCCAGAGCCGACCACCGACCACGGCAGTCGGCTCCGGCGCGTGCTCGACCAGCGTGCAGGCGTCCTCACACATCTCGGCGACGACCCGTCGACGAAGCCGGCGCTCGTCGAAGCGCTCGGCGTCTCGCGGTCGACGGTCGACCGGACGCTGAAGACGCTGACGGCGCACGGGCTCGTCCGGCGTGACGACGGGCGGGTCGTCGCGACAGGCGCGGGGCGACTCGCGGCTGACTCGGTTCGGCGCTATCACGGCGCAACCGCCGACGTCTCCCGCACGGCTGACGTCCTCCGAGTGCTCCCGGCGGACGCGGAAGTCGCACACGAGTTTCTCGCCGGGGCGACCGTCTACCGAGCCAGCGAAGCGGCGGGACGGCAGGCGCTCCGAGCGGCGATGTCCGTCGTCGAGGGAGCCGAGAGCGTCGCCGCGCTCTCGCGGACCGTCACCGACACCTCCGCACCGACGGCCGCGTACCGGCTGGTCGTCGAGACGGCCGCGACGCTGGAGGTCGTCTACGCGCCGAACGTCGCCGCGTTCATCAGAGAGGAACACGACGAAGACCGCCGTGAGATGGCCGGGACGGGGCGTTACCGGGCCTTCGAGGCCTCGTCGGTCCCGTTCGGGCTCTTCATCGCGAACGCGAACGGGGAGACGAGCGTCGCCCTCGCGGTTTACGACGCCGAAGAGACGCTCGTCGGCGTCCTCACGAACGACAGCGACGATGCCGTCGAGTGGGCCGAGGCGGTGTATCGGCGGTATCGGGCGGCCGCGACGGAGTTCACCGACGAGTTCGAAGCGACCTGA
- a CDS encoding DUF6276 family protein, which produces MSCPACDGEQRSFAVPPSLRPYAPDTAAWASLCTTCLRVVAADANDVADADADATVEWEPLPTGEAGVAVALLLGLLDSLALRRADVTALLEHAEAAGGDPFLTLDRLSEMAASGPLEPHVDLDHRTAQLASLVD; this is translated from the coding sequence ATGTCCTGCCCCGCCTGTGACGGCGAGCAGCGCTCGTTCGCCGTTCCGCCGTCGCTCCGCCCGTACGCCCCCGACACCGCCGCGTGGGCGAGTCTCTGTACGACCTGCCTCCGGGTGGTCGCTGCCGATGCGAACGACGTCGCGGACGCGGACGCGGACGCGACCGTCGAGTGGGAACCACTCCCGACTGGCGAGGCGGGCGTGGCCGTGGCCCTCCTGCTCGGCCTCCTCGACTCGCTCGCGCTCCGCCGTGCCGACGTGACCGCGCTCCTCGAACACGCCGAGGCGGCCGGCGGCGACCCGTTCCTCACGCTCGACCGCCTCTCCGAGATGGCCGCGTCGGGCCCCCTCGAACCACACGTCGACCTCGACCACCGCACCGCCCAACTCGCCTCGCTGGTCGACTGA
- a CDS encoding V-type ATP synthase subunit D encodes MAEDVKPTRKNLMAIEDRIELSERGHDTLEQKRDGLIMEFMDILDQAQDVRSELSDDYQTAQHKINMARAMEGDVAVRGAAAALKEHPEITTQSKNIMGVVVPQIESSRVKKSLDQRGYGLLGSSARIDEAADAYEELLETIILAAEVETAMKKMLEEIETTKRRVNALEFKLLPDLYENKEYIEQKLEEQEREEIFRLKKIKAKKEEEEKKEREQEATEVAAEDVERVSADD; translated from the coding sequence ATGGCCGAAGACGTCAAACCGACGCGAAAGAACCTGATGGCCATCGAGGACCGCATCGAACTCTCCGAGCGCGGTCACGACACGCTCGAACAGAAGCGTGACGGCCTCATCATGGAGTTCATGGACATCCTCGACCAGGCACAGGACGTCCGGTCGGAGCTCTCCGACGACTACCAGACCGCCCAGCACAAGATCAACATGGCCCGCGCCATGGAGGGCGACGTCGCGGTCCGCGGAGCCGCGGCCGCGCTCAAAGAGCACCCCGAGATCACGACCCAGTCGAAGAACATCATGGGCGTCGTCGTCCCGCAGATCGAGTCCTCGCGCGTGAAAAAGAGCCTCGACCAGCGTGGCTACGGGCTGCTCGGCTCGTCGGCGCGGATCGACGAGGCGGCCGACGCCTACGAGGAACTCTTAGAGACCATCATCCTCGCCGCCGAGGTGGAGACGGCGATGAAGAAGATGCTCGAAGAGATCGAGACGACGAAGCGCCGCGTCAACGCACTCGAGTTCAAACTCCTGCCCGACCTCTACGAGAACAAGGAGTACATCGAGCAGAAGCTCGAAGAACAAGAGCGCGAGGAGATCTTCCGCCTGAAGAAGATCAAGGCGAAGAAGGAAGAAGAAGAGAAGAAAGAACGCGAGCAGGAAGCGACCGAAGTCGCGGCCGAGGACGTCGAGCGCGTCTCGGCCGACGACTGA
- a CDS encoding lycopene cyclase domain-containing protein, whose protein sequence is MIRLSYLAFHAVFVVPPLVVLAAVAWRRRARLDRDAWRARGLGLVVLALVALVYTTPWDNYLIERGVWWYGDGTVVATVWLAPVEEYLFMLLQPVLAVLWVSLLAPPNPGAVSVTLRQRAVGVAAGGLVLLVGVVLLRDAPTYYLGAILAWAGPVLALQWGFGWPVLWATRRTLALGVGVPTLYLWAADWVAIDVGVWVISETYTTGVTLFGLPVEEAVFFLVTNLFVVQGLFLFLWVLERWGWTSQVAAPVTPSAPSETTWVHDRTVRADDVRAPASERR, encoded by the coding sequence GTGATTCGACTCAGCTACCTCGCGTTTCACGCCGTGTTCGTCGTCCCCCCGCTGGTGGTTCTCGCCGCCGTCGCGTGGCGTCGGCGGGCGCGACTGGACCGGGACGCGTGGCGGGCGCGTGGCCTCGGACTGGTGGTACTGGCGCTCGTCGCACTCGTCTACACGACGCCGTGGGACAACTACCTCATCGAACGCGGCGTCTGGTGGTACGGCGACGGGACCGTCGTCGCGACTGTCTGGCTCGCGCCGGTCGAGGAGTACCTGTTCATGCTGCTCCAGCCGGTCCTGGCCGTGCTGTGGGTCTCGCTCCTCGCCCCACCGAACCCGGGTGCGGTCTCGGTCACGCTCCGACAGCGAGCCGTCGGCGTCGCCGCCGGGGGTCTCGTGCTCCTCGTCGGCGTGGTGCTCCTTCGGGACGCCCCGACGTACTACCTGGGTGCGATTCTCGCCTGGGCCGGCCCCGTCCTCGCCCTCCAGTGGGGGTTCGGCTGGCCCGTGCTGTGGGCGACCCGACGAACTCTCGCTCTCGGCGTGGGCGTCCCCACCCTGTACCTCTGGGCGGCCGACTGGGTCGCCATCGACGTCGGCGTGTGGGTCATCTCGGAGACGTACACCACCGGTGTGACGCTGTTCGGCCTCCCGGTCGAGGAGGCGGTGTTCTTCCTCGTGACGAACCTGTTCGTCGTCCAGGGGCTGTTCTTGTTCCTCTGGGTGCTCGAGCGGTGGGGGTGGACGAGCCAGGTGGCCGCCCCTGTCACCCCGTCGGCACCCTCGGAGACGACGTGGGTTCACGACCGAACCGTCCGCGCGGACGACGTCCGCGCACCGGCCTCCGAGCGGCGCTAG
- a CDS encoding bacteriorhodopsin: MATPGAESIWLWLGTAGMTLGTFYFIARGWGVEDEEQQRFYLITIFITAIASAAYFAMATGFGLTQVTVNGQVLDIYWGRYADWLFTTPLLLLDLALLARASKNTIYTLVGLDVLMIGTGVIGALAASSAFIRIVWWAISTVFLLFLLYFLIRTLSEAATRQSPEVRKLTTTLRNMLIVLWLAYPVVWILGTEGTIGIIPLYWETAAFMVLDLTAKVGFGFVLLRSHSVLEAAMQSTTAGATAD; this comes from the coding sequence ATGGCAACTCCAGGCGCAGAATCCATCTGGCTGTGGCTCGGTACCGCTGGGATGACTCTCGGGACGTTCTACTTCATCGCCCGTGGCTGGGGCGTCGAAGACGAGGAACAGCAACGGTTCTACCTCATCACCATCTTCATCACGGCCATCGCCTCCGCGGCGTACTTCGCGATGGCCACGGGCTTCGGCCTCACGCAGGTGACGGTCAACGGCCAGGTGCTCGACATCTACTGGGGACGGTACGCCGACTGGCTGTTCACGACGCCGCTGCTCTTACTCGACCTCGCGCTGTTGGCGCGGGCCAGTAAGAACACCATCTACACGCTCGTCGGACTCGACGTCCTGATGATCGGGACGGGTGTCATCGGCGCGCTCGCCGCCTCGTCGGCGTTCATCCGCATCGTCTGGTGGGCGATCAGCACTGTGTTCCTGCTGTTCCTCCTGTACTTCCTCATCCGCACGCTCAGCGAGGCCGCGACGAGGCAGTCCCCGGAGGTCCGGAAGCTGACGACGACGCTCCGGAACATGCTCATCGTGCTCTGGCTGGCGTACCCCGTGGTGTGGATCCTCGGCACCGAGGGCACCATCGGCATCATTCCCCTCTACTGGGAGACGGCGGCGTTCATGGTGCTGGACCTGACCGCGAAGGTCGGCTTCGGGTTCGTCCTCCTGCGGAGCCACTCGGTCCTCGAAGCGGCGATGCAGTCGACCACTGCTGGCGCGACGGCCGACTGA
- a CDS encoding bacterio-opsin activator domain-containing protein has product MTDATDVETPDAVRLGDAGDDVSSATVVLVTSDEETRSRAMTPLSEVFGTDGVRSLDDLDALSPTPAARCLVVADNVVDDVAALVADYPETAIVVLSTDLAVEYVATALDAGAADVVPVDDSNRFARLGERVAAVVAWSELRPEATARITEELKEQAMDEAPVGITIADFSLPDRPLVYVNRAFCRTTGYTSSEALGRNCRYLQGPDTDPESVAELRRAVDAGEPTSVELLNYRRDGSEFWNRVDIAPIKNGDGEVTHYVGFQTDITARVRAEEAAERYAAAANRERERLQGLLEHIEGLLEEVTGVLVRAKSRAELERGVCERVADAPSYAYAWVGDCDLAPDTVVPKVWTDGEVSVEDVVIDRDEAADPVARAVSTRQPQSAALADERGGHPADLPFEGVVAVPLLHRETLYGVLVVYTHSASVEEHELVVLGTVGRAVGAAIDAFESRRTLLTESVVELQVVVDDPAAPLVALAVEAECSLASEGVVVRDDGTILLFVSVTPPETALDTVSIPGIEEVRRIGDTTETGVFEVVLPARSNLSLVAETGGRLTDLTVDPQDRSLTLTVTVADRSTGRALLDGLKSVSASVRVGRIRERDTPPATRRGFVADVEEVLTEKQRTALQLAHVGGFFEWPHGISGDELADAMGVSRSTFHQHLRAAEKKLVSRFHQDDS; this is encoded by the coding sequence ATGACCGACGCGACCGACGTGGAGACGCCCGACGCCGTCCGTCTGGGTGACGCCGGGGACGACGTCTCCAGTGCGACCGTCGTCCTCGTGACGTCGGACGAGGAGACCCGGTCGCGCGCAATGACACCGCTCTCCGAAGTCTTCGGCACCGACGGCGTCAGGAGTCTCGACGACCTCGACGCGCTCTCACCCACGCCGGCGGCTCGCTGTCTCGTCGTCGCGGACAACGTCGTCGACGACGTCGCCGCGCTCGTCGCCGACTACCCGGAGACGGCCATCGTCGTCCTGTCGACGGACCTGGCGGTGGAGTACGTGGCGACGGCACTCGATGCCGGCGCGGCGGACGTCGTCCCCGTCGACGACTCGAACCGCTTCGCCCGCCTGGGTGAGCGCGTCGCGGCCGTCGTCGCCTGGAGCGAACTCCGCCCCGAGGCGACGGCACGCATCACGGAGGAGTTGAAAGAGCAGGCGATGGACGAGGCCCCGGTCGGTATCACCATCGCCGACTTCTCACTCCCCGACAGACCGCTGGTGTACGTCAATCGGGCGTTCTGCCGGACGACCGGGTACACCAGTTCGGAAGCGCTCGGGCGTAACTGCCGCTACCTGCAGGGCCCCGACACCGACCCCGAGTCGGTGGCGGAGCTTCGGCGTGCGGTCGACGCCGGCGAGCCGACGTCCGTCGAACTCCTCAACTACCGCCGCGACGGGTCGGAGTTCTGGAACCGGGTCGACATCGCCCCCATCAAGAACGGCGACGGCGAGGTCACCCACTACGTGGGGTTCCAGACGGACATCACCGCGCGCGTGCGCGCCGAGGAGGCGGCCGAGCGCTACGCCGCGGCCGCCAACCGCGAACGCGAGCGGCTCCAGGGCCTGCTCGAGCACATCGAGGGCCTCTTGGAGGAGGTCACCGGCGTCCTCGTCCGCGCGAAGAGTCGTGCGGAACTCGAACGCGGCGTCTGCGAGCGGGTGGCCGATGCCCCCTCGTACGCGTACGCCTGGGTCGGCGACTGCGACCTCGCGCCCGACACCGTCGTCCCGAAGGTGTGGACGGACGGTGAGGTCAGCGTCGAGGACGTCGTCATCGACCGCGACGAGGCGGCTGACCCCGTCGCGCGAGCGGTTTCGACACGGCAGCCGCAGTCGGCAGCGCTCGCCGACGAACGAGGCGGCCACCCCGCCGACCTCCCGTTCGAGGGGGTCGTCGCGGTGCCGCTGCTCCACCGGGAGACGCTCTACGGCGTTCTCGTGGTGTACACCCACAGCGCCTCGGTGGAGGAGCACGAACTGGTCGTCCTCGGAACGGTCGGCCGGGCCGTTGGTGCGGCGATCGACGCGTTCGAGAGCCGGCGGACGCTGCTGACCGAGAGCGTGGTCGAACTCCAGGTCGTCGTCGACGACCCCGCCGCCCCACTGGTCGCGCTCGCCGTCGAGGCGGAGTGTTCGCTCGCCTCGGAGGGCGTCGTCGTCCGCGACGACGGGACGATTCTCCTGTTCGTCTCCGTGACGCCGCCGGAGACCGCCCTCGACACCGTCTCGATACCGGGCATCGAGGAGGTCCGACGTATCGGCGACACTACCGAGACCGGGGTGTTCGAGGTCGTGCTCCCCGCCCGCTCGAACCTCTCACTCGTCGCCGAGACGGGCGGTCGCCTGACCGACCTCACCGTCGACCCGCAGGACCGCTCGCTCACGCTCACTGTGACTGTCGCCGACCGCTCGACCGGACGGGCGCTGCTCGACGGGCTCAAATCGGTCTCGGCGAGCGTCCGGGTAGGTCGCATCCGCGAGCGCGACACCCCGCCCGCCACCCGTCGCGGCTTCGTCGCCGACGTCGAAGAGGTCCTGACGGAGAAACAGCGTACCGCGCTCCAGCTCGCACACGTCGGGGGTTTCTTCGAGTGGCCCCACGGCATCTCGGGCGACGAACTCGCCGACGCGATGGGTGTCTCGCGGTCGACGTTCCACCAGCACCTCCGCGCGGCGGAGAAGAAGCTCGTCTCCCGGTTCCACCAAGACGACTCGTGA